From a single Ascaphus truei isolate aAscTru1 chromosome 2, aAscTru1.hap1, whole genome shotgun sequence genomic region:
- the KLHL7 gene encoding kelch-like protein 7 isoform X2, whose amino-acid sequence MAAQGPDKNTSKKKTEKKFAAREEAKLLASFMGVMNIMRKQKTLCDVILMVQDRKIPAHRVVLAAASHFFNLMFTTNMLESKSLEVELKDAEPDIIEQLVEFAYTARISVNSNNVQSLLDAANQYQIEPVKRMCVDFLKEQVDASNCLGISVLAECLDCPELKATADDFIHQHFTEVYKTDEFLQLDVKRVTHLLNQDTLTVRAEDQVYDAAVRWLKYDEPNRQPYMVDILAKVRFPLISKNFLSKTVQAEPLIQDNPECLKMVISGMRYHLLSPEDREELVDGTRPRRKKHDYRIALFGGSQPQSCRYFNPKDYNWTDIRCPFEKRRDAACVFWDNVVYILGGSQLFPIKRMDCYNVVKDSWYSKLGPPTPRDSLAACAAEGKIYTSGGSEVGNSALYLFECYDTRTESWLTKPSMLTQRCSHGMVEANGLIYVCGGSLGNNVSGRVLNCCEVYDPATETWTDLCPMIEARKNHGLVFVKDKIFAIGGQNGLGGLDSVEYYDIKMNEWKMVSPMPWKGVTVKCAAVSSVIYVLAGFQGVGRLGHILEYNTETDKWIANSKVRAFPVTSCLICVVDTCGANEETLET is encoded by the exons ATGGCAGCACAGGGCCCGGATAAAAACACAAGCAAGAAGAAGACCGAAAAGAAATTTGCGGCCAGGGAGGAGGCGAAGCTGCTGGCGAGTTTTATGGGGGTGATGAATATTATGCGGAAGCAG aAAACCTTGTGTGACGTCATTCTTATGGTACAAGACAGAAAAATTCCAGCTCACCGTGTAGTTCTGGCAGCCGCCAGTCATTTTTTTAACCTGATGTTTACTA CAAACATGCTCGAATCCAAGTCCTTGGAGGTGGAACTGAAAGATGCAGAGCCTGATATTATCGAACAGCTGGTGGAGTTTGCATACACTGCAAG AATTTCCGTAAACAGCAACAATGTCCAGTCCCTCTTGGATGCGGCCAATCAGTACCAGATTGAACCTGTGAAAAGGATGTGTGTGGACTTCCTAAAAGAACAAGTCGATGCTTCAAATTGTCTAG GTATTAGCGTGTTGGCAGAATGCCTCGATTGCCCGGAGCTGAAAGCCACTGCAGATGACTTCATCCACCAGCATTTCACTGAAGTTTACAAAACAGATGAGTTTCTGCAACTTGATGTGAAACGCGTCACTCATTTACTGAACCAGGACACCCTGACTGTCCGTGCAGAGGATCAG GTGTATGACGCAGCAGTCAGATGGTTGAAATATGATGAGCCAAACCGCCAGCCATACATGGTCGACATTCTCGCTAAAGTCCGGTTTCCGCTCATTTCCAAGAACTTTCTAAGCAAAACTGTGCAAGCTGAGCCTCTGATACAGGACAACCCAGAATGCCTAAAGATGGTGATAA GCGGGATGCGCTATCACCTGCTCTCTCCAGAAGACAGAGAAGAACTCGTAGATGGCACCAGACCACGTCGAAAAAAACATGATTATCGGATTGCTTTGTTCGGGGGGTCACAGCCCCAGTCCTGTAGATACTTTAATCCAAAG GATTATAACTGGACTGACATTCGATGTCCCTTTGAGAAACGTAGAGATGCGGCTTGTGTGTTTTGGGACAACGTGGTATATATTTTGGGTGGTTCGCAGCTATTTCCGATAAAGAGGATGGATTGTTACAATGTGGTGAAGGACTCCTGGTACTCTAAACTGGGGCCTCCTACACCCCGAGACAGCCTAGCTGCCTGTGCCGCAGAGGGCAAGATCTACACGTCGGGGGGCTCCGAAGTGG GAAATTCTGCTCTGTACTTGTTTGAGTGCTACGATACAAGGACGGAGAGCTGGCTAACAAAGCCCAGCATGCTGACCCAGCGCTGCAGCCACGGGATGGTGGAAGCCAACGGGCTCATCTATGTTTGTGGAGGAAGCTTGGGGAACAACGTCTCTGGCAGGGTATTAAACTGCTGCGAAGTGTATGATCCAGCGACAGAAAC GTGGACTGACCTGTGTCCCATGATAGAAGCTCGAAAAAACCATGGGTTGGTGTTCGTAAAAGACAAAATATTCGCTATTGGTGGCCAAAATGGCTTAG GTGGCTTGGACAGTGTGGAGTATTATGATATCAAGATGAACGAATGGAAGATGGTCTCCCCGATGCCGTGGAAAGGTGTAACCGTGAAATGTGCAGCCGTGAGCTCTGTTATTTACGTTCTGGCCGGTTTCCAAGGCGTGGGCCGGTTAGGGCATATCCTGGAGTACAACACAGAAACAGACAAGTGGATAGCCAACTCTAAGGTCCGCGCTTTCCCAGTGACCAGCTGCCTAATCTGCGTGGTTGACACGTGTGGAGCAAATGAAGAAACACTGGAAACATGA
- the KLHL7 gene encoding kelch-like protein 7 isoform X3, which translates to MVQDRKIPAHRVVLAAASHFFNLMFTTNMLESKSLEVELKDAEPDIIEQLVEFAYTARISVNSNNVQSLLDAANQYQIEPVKRMCVDFLKEQVDASNCLGISVLAECLDCPELKATADDFIHQHFTEVYKTDEFLQLDVKRVTHLLNQDTLTVRAEDQVYDAAVRWLKYDEPNRQPYMVDILAKVRFPLISKNFLSKTVQAEPLIQDNPECLKMVISGMRYHLLSPEDREELVDGTRPRRKKHDYRIALFGGSQPQSCRYFNPKDYNWTDIRCPFEKRRDAACVFWDNVVYILGGSQLFPIKRMDCYNVVKDSWYSKLGPPTPRDSLAACAAEGKIYTSGGSEVGNSALYLFECYDTRTESWLTKPSMLTQRCSHGMVEANGLIYVCGGSLGNNVSGRVLNCCEVYDPATETWTDLCPMIEARKNHGLVFVKDKIFAIGGQNGLDFFSGGLDSVEYYDIKMNEWKMVSPMPWKGVTVKCAAVSSVIYVLAGFQGVGRLGHILEYNTETDKWIANSKVRAFPVTSCLICVVDTCGANEETLET; encoded by the exons ATGGTACAAGACAGAAAAATTCCAGCTCACCGTGTAGTTCTGGCAGCCGCCAGTCATTTTTTTAACCTGATGTTTACTA CAAACATGCTCGAATCCAAGTCCTTGGAGGTGGAACTGAAAGATGCAGAGCCTGATATTATCGAACAGCTGGTGGAGTTTGCATACACTGCAAG AATTTCCGTAAACAGCAACAATGTCCAGTCCCTCTTGGATGCGGCCAATCAGTACCAGATTGAACCTGTGAAAAGGATGTGTGTGGACTTCCTAAAAGAACAAGTCGATGCTTCAAATTGTCTAG GTATTAGCGTGTTGGCAGAATGCCTCGATTGCCCGGAGCTGAAAGCCACTGCAGATGACTTCATCCACCAGCATTTCACTGAAGTTTACAAAACAGATGAGTTTCTGCAACTTGATGTGAAACGCGTCACTCATTTACTGAACCAGGACACCCTGACTGTCCGTGCAGAGGATCAG GTGTATGACGCAGCAGTCAGATGGTTGAAATATGATGAGCCAAACCGCCAGCCATACATGGTCGACATTCTCGCTAAAGTCCGGTTTCCGCTCATTTCCAAGAACTTTCTAAGCAAAACTGTGCAAGCTGAGCCTCTGATACAGGACAACCCAGAATGCCTAAAGATGGTGATAA GCGGGATGCGCTATCACCTGCTCTCTCCAGAAGACAGAGAAGAACTCGTAGATGGCACCAGACCACGTCGAAAAAAACATGATTATCGGATTGCTTTGTTCGGGGGGTCACAGCCCCAGTCCTGTAGATACTTTAATCCAAAG GATTATAACTGGACTGACATTCGATGTCCCTTTGAGAAACGTAGAGATGCGGCTTGTGTGTTTTGGGACAACGTGGTATATATTTTGGGTGGTTCGCAGCTATTTCCGATAAAGAGGATGGATTGTTACAATGTGGTGAAGGACTCCTGGTACTCTAAACTGGGGCCTCCTACACCCCGAGACAGCCTAGCTGCCTGTGCCGCAGAGGGCAAGATCTACACGTCGGGGGGCTCCGAAGTGG GAAATTCTGCTCTGTACTTGTTTGAGTGCTACGATACAAGGACGGAGAGCTGGCTAACAAAGCCCAGCATGCTGACCCAGCGCTGCAGCCACGGGATGGTGGAAGCCAACGGGCTCATCTATGTTTGTGGAGGAAGCTTGGGGAACAACGTCTCTGGCAGGGTATTAAACTGCTGCGAAGTGTATGATCCAGCGACAGAAAC GTGGACTGACCTGTGTCCCATGATAGAAGCTCGAAAAAACCATGGGTTGGTGTTCGTAAAAGACAAAATATTCGCTATTGGTGGCCAAAATGGCTTAG ATTTTTTTTCAGGTGGCTTGGACAGTGTGGAGTATTATGATATCAAGATGAACGAATGGAAGATGGTCTCCCCGATGCCGTGGAAAGGTGTAACCGTGAAATGTGCAGCCGTGAGCTCTGTTATTTACGTTCTGGCCGGTTTCCAAGGCGTGGGCCGGTTAGGGCATATCCTGGAGTACAACACAGAAACAGACAAGTGGATAGCCAACTCTAAGGTCCGCGCTTTCCCAGTGACCAGCTGCCTAATCTGCGTGGTTGACACGTGTGGAGCAAATGAAGAAACACTGGAAACATGA
- the KLHL7 gene encoding kelch-like protein 7 isoform X1 translates to MAAQGPDKNTSKKKTEKKFAAREEAKLLASFMGVMNIMRKQKTLCDVILMVQDRKIPAHRVVLAAASHFFNLMFTTNMLESKSLEVELKDAEPDIIEQLVEFAYTARISVNSNNVQSLLDAANQYQIEPVKRMCVDFLKEQVDASNCLGISVLAECLDCPELKATADDFIHQHFTEVYKTDEFLQLDVKRVTHLLNQDTLTVRAEDQVYDAAVRWLKYDEPNRQPYMVDILAKVRFPLISKNFLSKTVQAEPLIQDNPECLKMVISGMRYHLLSPEDREELVDGTRPRRKKHDYRIALFGGSQPQSCRYFNPKDYNWTDIRCPFEKRRDAACVFWDNVVYILGGSQLFPIKRMDCYNVVKDSWYSKLGPPTPRDSLAACAAEGKIYTSGGSEVGNSALYLFECYDTRTESWLTKPSMLTQRCSHGMVEANGLIYVCGGSLGNNVSGRVLNCCEVYDPATETWTDLCPMIEARKNHGLVFVKDKIFAIGGQNGLDFFSGGLDSVEYYDIKMNEWKMVSPMPWKGVTVKCAAVSSVIYVLAGFQGVGRLGHILEYNTETDKWIANSKVRAFPVTSCLICVVDTCGANEETLET, encoded by the exons ATGGCAGCACAGGGCCCGGATAAAAACACAAGCAAGAAGAAGACCGAAAAGAAATTTGCGGCCAGGGAGGAGGCGAAGCTGCTGGCGAGTTTTATGGGGGTGATGAATATTATGCGGAAGCAG aAAACCTTGTGTGACGTCATTCTTATGGTACAAGACAGAAAAATTCCAGCTCACCGTGTAGTTCTGGCAGCCGCCAGTCATTTTTTTAACCTGATGTTTACTA CAAACATGCTCGAATCCAAGTCCTTGGAGGTGGAACTGAAAGATGCAGAGCCTGATATTATCGAACAGCTGGTGGAGTTTGCATACACTGCAAG AATTTCCGTAAACAGCAACAATGTCCAGTCCCTCTTGGATGCGGCCAATCAGTACCAGATTGAACCTGTGAAAAGGATGTGTGTGGACTTCCTAAAAGAACAAGTCGATGCTTCAAATTGTCTAG GTATTAGCGTGTTGGCAGAATGCCTCGATTGCCCGGAGCTGAAAGCCACTGCAGATGACTTCATCCACCAGCATTTCACTGAAGTTTACAAAACAGATGAGTTTCTGCAACTTGATGTGAAACGCGTCACTCATTTACTGAACCAGGACACCCTGACTGTCCGTGCAGAGGATCAG GTGTATGACGCAGCAGTCAGATGGTTGAAATATGATGAGCCAAACCGCCAGCCATACATGGTCGACATTCTCGCTAAAGTCCGGTTTCCGCTCATTTCCAAGAACTTTCTAAGCAAAACTGTGCAAGCTGAGCCTCTGATACAGGACAACCCAGAATGCCTAAAGATGGTGATAA GCGGGATGCGCTATCACCTGCTCTCTCCAGAAGACAGAGAAGAACTCGTAGATGGCACCAGACCACGTCGAAAAAAACATGATTATCGGATTGCTTTGTTCGGGGGGTCACAGCCCCAGTCCTGTAGATACTTTAATCCAAAG GATTATAACTGGACTGACATTCGATGTCCCTTTGAGAAACGTAGAGATGCGGCTTGTGTGTTTTGGGACAACGTGGTATATATTTTGGGTGGTTCGCAGCTATTTCCGATAAAGAGGATGGATTGTTACAATGTGGTGAAGGACTCCTGGTACTCTAAACTGGGGCCTCCTACACCCCGAGACAGCCTAGCTGCCTGTGCCGCAGAGGGCAAGATCTACACGTCGGGGGGCTCCGAAGTGG GAAATTCTGCTCTGTACTTGTTTGAGTGCTACGATACAAGGACGGAGAGCTGGCTAACAAAGCCCAGCATGCTGACCCAGCGCTGCAGCCACGGGATGGTGGAAGCCAACGGGCTCATCTATGTTTGTGGAGGAAGCTTGGGGAACAACGTCTCTGGCAGGGTATTAAACTGCTGCGAAGTGTATGATCCAGCGACAGAAAC GTGGACTGACCTGTGTCCCATGATAGAAGCTCGAAAAAACCATGGGTTGGTGTTCGTAAAAGACAAAATATTCGCTATTGGTGGCCAAAATGGCTTAG ATTTTTTTTCAGGTGGCTTGGACAGTGTGGAGTATTATGATATCAAGATGAACGAATGGAAGATGGTCTCCCCGATGCCGTGGAAAGGTGTAACCGTGAAATGTGCAGCCGTGAGCTCTGTTATTTACGTTCTGGCCGGTTTCCAAGGCGTGGGCCGGTTAGGGCATATCCTGGAGTACAACACAGAAACAGACAAGTGGATAGCCAACTCTAAGGTCCGCGCTTTCCCAGTGACCAGCTGCCTAATCTGCGTGGTTGACACGTGTGGAGCAAATGAAGAAACACTGGAAACATGA